A region from the Algoriphagus machipongonensis genome encodes:
- a CDS encoding F0F1 ATP synthase subunit B: MDLITPSSGLIIWQLLGFLALLFILIKFAWKPMLAALEERESSIENALKAAETARNEMANLKAENEKLLAEARAERDTILKKAHDASNKMIEEAKEEAVKTGAQMIENAKEVIETEKKAALADVKTQVATLTLEVTEKLLRKNLSDDKSQKTLVDEFIKDLKLN, encoded by the coding sequence ATGGATTTAATCACACCTAGTTCCGGTCTTATCATATGGCAATTATTGGGCTTTTTGGCCTTGCTTTTCATCTTGATCAAATTTGCATGGAAGCCAATGCTTGCTGCATTAGAAGAGAGAGAAAGTAGCATCGAGAATGCATTGAAAGCCGCTGAGACAGCTAGAAATGAAATGGCCAATCTTAAGGCTGAAAATGAAAAGCTTCTTGCTGAAGCTAGAGCAGAGAGAGATACGATTCTGAAAAAGGCACATGATGCATCAAACAAGATGATCGAAGAAGCCAAAGAAGAGGCTGTGAAGACAGGAGCTCAGATGATTGAAAATGCGAAAGAAGTGATTGAAACTGAAAAGAAAGCTGCTTTGGCAGACGTAAAAACTCAGGTGGCTACACTTACGCTAGAAGTAACAGAGAAATTATTGAGAAAGAATCTTTCTGATGACAAATCTCAAAAAACTCTTGTTGACGAATTTATCAAAGACCTTAAGTTAAACTAA
- the atpE gene encoding ATP synthase F0 subunit C gives MLTSILLTAGYALMGAGIGAGIVAIGAGLGIGRIGGQAMESIARQPEAAGKIQGAMLIIAALIEVVSLFAAVICLLIALNIAGIS, from the coding sequence ATGTTAACTTCTATCTTGTTGACTGCTGGTTACGCTCTAATGGGAGCTGGTATCGGTGCAGGTATTGTTGCGATTGGCGCAGGCCTAGGTATCGGTCGTATTGGGGGTCAAGCTATGGAATCTATTGCTCGTCAGCCTGAGGCTGCTGGAAAGATCCAAGGCGCTATGTTGATCATTGCTGCTTTGATCGAGGTGGTTTCCCTGTTCGCAGCGGTAATCTGTTTGTTGATTGCTCTTAACATTGCGGGCATCAGCTAA
- the atpG gene encoding ATP synthase F1 subunit gamma, with translation MANLKEVKERINSVVSTQQITKAMKMVSAAKLRRAQDKIIQMRPYSQKLTNILNNVSAASEGSADVVYAQKREVKKVLIIPVTSDKGLCGAFNTNIIKATNAAIKNQFVGKDITILPLGKKSNEYFLKAGHNVISDYFTIFQDLTFENVRKAAEFAMKSFVEGEYDQVYVVYNEFKNVATQIVRTEQFLPMAKEENTAEEKAADVDYILEPSRAYIIEELVPTSLKIQLYKAVLESNASEHGARMTAMDKATDNAGDLLKELRLMYNRSRQAAITNEILEIVAGANALG, from the coding sequence ATGGCTAACCTTAAGGAAGTAAAGGAAAGAATTAACTCGGTAGTTTCTACCCAGCAGATTACCAAAGCAATGAAAATGGTGTCTGCGGCTAAGCTGAGAAGAGCGCAGGATAAAATTATCCAAATGCGTCCTTATTCTCAGAAGTTGACTAATATCCTGAACAATGTCTCTGCAGCGTCTGAAGGCTCTGCTGATGTTGTTTATGCCCAAAAACGTGAGGTGAAGAAAGTACTTATTATCCCTGTTACTTCTGATAAGGGATTGTGCGGTGCCTTTAATACCAACATCATTAAGGCAACAAATGCAGCGATCAAAAATCAATTTGTTGGTAAGGATATAACCATTTTACCATTAGGTAAGAAATCTAATGAGTATTTCTTGAAAGCTGGTCACAATGTCATCTCTGACTATTTCACCATATTCCAAGATTTAACTTTCGAAAATGTTCGTAAAGCAGCAGAGTTTGCGATGAAATCATTTGTAGAAGGTGAATACGATCAGGTTTATGTAGTCTACAACGAATTCAAAAATGTTGCTACTCAGATCGTCAGAACAGAGCAGTTTTTACCAATGGCTAAGGAAGAAAATACTGCAGAGGAGAAAGCAGCTGATGTTGACTATATCTTAGAACCTTCAAGAGCTTATATCATTGAGGAATTGGTGCCAACATCCTTGAAAATCCAACTTTACAAAGCTGTTTTAGAAAGTAATGCATCTGAGCATGGAGCTAGAATGACAGCAATGGATAAAGCGACAGATAATGCTGGTGATTTGCTTAAAGAACTTCGATTAATGTACAATAGATCCCGTCAAGCGGCCATTACCAACGAAATCCTTGAGATTGTTGCTGGGGCCAATGCGCTTGGGTAA
- the atpA gene encoding F0F1 ATP synthase subunit alpha, producing MAEVRPDEVSAILREQLSGARTQAELEEVGTVLQVGDGVARIYGLSKAQAGELIEFDNGLKAMVLNLEEDNVGAVLFGDSKEIKEGDTVKRTKKIASLNVGEGMLGRVVDTLGNPIDGKGPITGELYDMPLERKAPGVIYRQPVTEPLQTGIKSIDAMIPIGRGQRELVIGDRQTGKTAVVIDAILNQKEFYDRGEAVFCIYVAIGQKASTVANVVAALEKGGALPYTVVVSAAASDPAPMQFFAPFTGAAIGEFFRDTGRPALVVYDDLSKQAVAYREVSLLLRRPPGREAYPGDVFYLHSRLLERAAKINKSDEIASQMNDLPDSIKHLVKGGGSLTALPIIETQAGDVSAYIPTNVISITDGQIFLETNLFNSGIRPAINVGISVSRVGGNAQIKSMKKVAGTLKLDQAQFRELEAFAKFGSDLDATTKRTIERGRRNQEILKQPQYSPVPVAHQVAIIYASTKGLMDSVPVSKARAFEKEFYVLLDTSYPEALELISKGDINGAGEILAKAAAELAPKYA from the coding sequence ATGGCAGAAGTAAGACCAGATGAAGTTTCAGCGATCTTGAGAGAGCAGCTTTCAGGTGCAAGAACTCAAGCGGAACTTGAAGAAGTGGGTACAGTCCTTCAAGTAGGGGACGGTGTAGCACGTATCTATGGACTTTCTAAGGCTCAGGCTGGTGAATTGATCGAGTTCGACAATGGTCTGAAAGCAATGGTGCTTAACCTTGAAGAGGACAATGTTGGAGCGGTACTTTTCGGTGACTCTAAGGAGATCAAAGAAGGAGATACTGTAAAAAGAACTAAGAAAATTGCTTCCCTCAATGTAGGTGAAGGAATGCTTGGTCGTGTTGTTGATACTTTGGGTAATCCAATTGATGGAAAAGGACCAATCACTGGAGAATTGTACGATATGCCTTTGGAGCGTAAAGCACCAGGTGTAATTTACAGACAGCCAGTAACCGAACCACTTCAAACTGGTATCAAGTCTATCGATGCCATGATCCCAATCGGTAGAGGACAAAGAGAATTAGTAATTGGTGACCGTCAAACAGGTAAAACTGCTGTGGTTATTGATGCTATCTTGAATCAAAAAGAATTTTATGATAGAGGTGAAGCAGTATTTTGTATCTATGTAGCCATAGGTCAAAAAGCTTCTACTGTTGCAAACGTGGTAGCTGCCCTTGAAAAAGGAGGAGCCCTTCCTTACACAGTAGTTGTTTCTGCTGCAGCATCTGATCCTGCTCCAATGCAGTTCTTTGCTCCATTTACTGGTGCTGCTATCGGTGAATTCTTCAGAGATACAGGTCGTCCTGCTTTGGTAGTATATGATGACCTTTCTAAGCAAGCTGTTGCTTATCGTGAAGTTTCTCTTTTGCTAAGAAGACCTCCAGGACGTGAAGCATATCCAGGTGACGTTTTCTACCTTCACTCAAGATTGTTAGAGAGAGCGGCGAAAATCAATAAATCAGATGAGATTGCATCTCAAATGAATGACTTGCCAGACTCCATCAAGCATTTGGTAAAAGGTGGTGGTTCTTTGACCGCCCTTCCAATTATCGAAACTCAAGCTGGTGACGTTTCTGCTTATATTCCAACAAACGTGATTTCCATTACTGATGGACAGATCTTCTTGGAAACAAACCTTTTCAACTCCGGTATCCGTCCTGCAATTAACGTGGGTATTTCGGTATCTAGAGTAGGTGGTAACGCACAGATCAAATCCATGAAAAAAGTAGCAGGTACATTGAAGCTTGATCAAGCTCAGTTCCGTGAATTGGAAGCATTTGCTAAGTTTGGTTCTGACCTTGATGCAACTACTAAGAGAACTATCGAAAGAGGTAGAAGAAACCAAGAGATCTTGAAGCAGCCTCAATATTCTCCAGTTCCTGTTGCTCATCAAGTAGCGATCATTTATGCTTCTACTAAAGGATTGATGGATTCAGTTCCTGTAAGTAAGGCAAGAGCATTTGAAAAAGAGTTTTATGTATTGCTAGATACTTCTTACCCAGAAGCATTGGAGTTGATCTCAAAAGGCGACATAAACGGAGCAGGTGAAATCCTTGCGAAAGCAGCTGCGGAGCTAGCTCCAAAATACGCATAA
- a CDS encoding sulfatase family protein codes for MRNLYSFICLTLISFFSSCSNQEPAEEKLPNVIVILADDLGYGDIRAFNPDGKIPTPHIDQLAAEGMKFTDAHTPSAVCTPTRYGFLTGRYNWRSKLKSGVLTGKSKALIEDDRTTIADVMKNSGYQTAFIGKWHLGWDWALKGEDTIKGEGWDPKDFDQLDFTKSVTHTPNDLGFDYAYGHSGSLDMAPYVYVENGKVTAIPDTVTVNSGKYSWWREGPTSPDFVHEEVTPNFFERSIQYITDQAKEEKPFFLYLALPSPHTPILPPEEWQGKSGVAPFGDFMMMIDDYIGQVNTAIKNAGIEENTLVIFTSDNGGSPAAGLDVMQAAGHFSSYIYRGHKADAFEGGHRVPFIAKWPAKIKAGTSRDQTICLTDVMATGAEITNYKLKDNEGEDSYSLVELFDADKQVNQFREATVAHSINGSFAIRQGDWKLIMAKGSGGWSFPKPGDPAEADLPEVQLYNLASDPGETTNLQAENPEKVASLKSLLSKYIKEGRSTPGAPQQNDPIEGEWKQIGFVE; via the coding sequence ATGCGCAATCTTTATTCATTTATTTGTCTGACGCTAATTTCCTTTTTTTCCTCCTGTTCTAACCAAGAACCAGCGGAAGAAAAACTCCCAAATGTCATTGTGATTCTTGCAGATGATCTGGGATATGGGGATATCAGGGCTTTCAATCCAGATGGTAAAATCCCGACGCCGCATATTGATCAGCTAGCTGCAGAAGGAATGAAGTTTACCGATGCACATACCCCTTCGGCAGTTTGTACTCCCACCAGATATGGATTTTTGACAGGAAGGTATAACTGGAGAAGTAAATTGAAGTCTGGGGTATTGACTGGAAAATCTAAAGCTTTGATAGAAGATGATCGGACGACCATCGCTGATGTGATGAAAAATTCCGGTTATCAAACAGCATTCATTGGTAAATGGCATTTAGGTTGGGATTGGGCTTTGAAAGGGGAAGACACGATAAAAGGAGAGGGTTGGGATCCAAAGGATTTTGACCAATTGGACTTCACTAAATCTGTCACCCATACGCCAAATGATCTGGGATTTGATTATGCCTATGGACATTCAGGTTCGCTAGATATGGCGCCTTATGTCTATGTAGAAAATGGAAAGGTTACAGCCATTCCAGATACAGTTACAGTCAACTCTGGGAAATATTCTTGGTGGAGAGAGGGGCCAACTTCCCCGGATTTTGTGCATGAGGAAGTCACTCCGAATTTTTTCGAAAGATCTATTCAGTATATCACAGACCAGGCAAAAGAAGAAAAACCATTTTTCCTATACCTAGCTTTACCTTCTCCTCACACACCTATTTTACCTCCAGAAGAATGGCAAGGTAAAAGTGGTGTGGCTCCATTTGGTGACTTTATGATGATGATCGATGATTATATTGGTCAGGTGAATACAGCCATCAAAAATGCCGGCATAGAAGAGAACACCTTGGTTATTTTTACCTCCGACAATGGTGGCTCTCCGGCTGCTGGTTTGGATGTGATGCAGGCAGCAGGTCATTTCTCTAGTTACATTTACAGAGGACATAAGGCTGACGCTTTCGAAGGAGGTCATCGGGTTCCTTTTATTGCTAAGTGGCCTGCAAAGATAAAAGCTGGCACATCTAGAGATCAAACGATTTGTCTCACAGACGTAATGGCAACTGGTGCCGAGATTACAAATTACAAATTGAAGGATAATGAAGGAGAAGATAGCTACAGTCTAGTGGAGTTGTTTGATGCGGATAAGCAAGTGAATCAATTCCGAGAAGCTACAGTCGCCCATTCTATCAATGGTAGCTTTGCAATCAGACAGGGTGACTGGAAACTCATCATGGCCAAAGGTTCCGGAGGCTGGAGTTTTCCTAAACCAGGTGACCCTGCAGAGGCCGACCTTCCCGAAGTACAGTTATATAACTTAGCTTCCGATCCTGGCGAGACTACCAACCTCCAAGCCGAAAACCCTGAGAAAGTAGCTTCGCTAAAATCCCTTTTAAGCAAATACATCAAAGAGGGCAGAAGTACTCCCGGAGCTCCACAGCAAAATGACCCAATTGAGGGTGAGTGGAAGCAAATTGGTTTTGTTGAATAA
- the atpH gene encoding ATP synthase F1 subunit delta, translating to MSNHRVASRYAKSIMELSLEKGKLEEVHKDFQKLTSMAKSNFDLVLLLKNPIVNSEKKLNVLKALFPEKTTQEMTLKFFEIISRKNREAILVDVAREFEMQYNIHESIQVAEVTTTFAIDDKQRAEFIEVVKELSGMTDVQLVEKINPEIIGGFVLKVNDKQLDDSLSSKLRVLKAQFTQNHYEKQY from the coding sequence ATGTCAAACCATAGAGTAGCATCCCGATATGCCAAGTCTATTATGGAGCTTTCCTTAGAGAAGGGAAAGCTTGAGGAGGTTCATAAGGATTTCCAGAAATTAACATCAATGGCGAAAAGCAATTTTGACTTGGTGCTTTTGCTGAAAAATCCTATTGTCAATTCTGAAAAGAAGCTGAATGTTTTGAAAGCGCTTTTTCCTGAAAAGACAACTCAAGAAATGACTTTGAAGTTTTTCGAGATCATTTCAAGAAAAAACCGTGAAGCAATTCTAGTCGATGTGGCTAGAGAGTTTGAAATGCAATATAACATTCATGAGTCCATCCAAGTAGCCGAAGTGACGACTACTTTCGCTATCGATGATAAGCAAAGAGCTGAATTTATCGAAGTGGTGAAGGAGCTTTCAGGAATGACGGATGTGCAGCTTGTAGAAAAAATCAACCCAGAAATTATCGGTGGGTTTGTTCTTAAAGTGAATGACAAACAACTTGATGATTCATTGAGTAGTAAATTGAGAGTATTGAAAGCTCAGTTTACCCAGAATCATTACGAAAAACAGTATTAA
- the porW gene encoding type IX secretion system periplasmic lipoprotein PorW/SprE: MNKFSSFVFIFFILISACSSERDTFTNRTFHNLTSHYNAYYLADLKISNVEDMVRADYKEDYTQVLPVFIPIDSATIQAGVDTLQSARELASKAVEWHRISKWVDDSYYLLGKIDYLQAHFDDAQNTFKYVNVNSKDKDLRHQTLISLLRLYVDQREYENANFTIDYLSKESGINEENRFELYKTLAYYYETRGDKNGVIGALVKALEYVQDKKEESRINFILAQRYQREGLDALAHDFYMEALDGNPPYERSFFAQLYAQQVAELNASKDLKKVRKYYQDLYEDPKNNDLKDVVVYEMALFEEKQGDIEKTIDLLHQAAKEPGSNPRQKGYIYQKLASINLDKFKDYRATKYYLDSALTYIKETDPVANQIQEQKETLDQFVFHVERIQSNDSLISLSSLSVEEQTTIAENFIAKEEERLLAEAAAKEQPKSTSIFDNLLAFSDRGSGSTFYFDNAVAMQQGTIDFYRNWGNRELQDNWRRSAASFQTSQPRVDIADQTDSTSVDESSNPLNQLPDVESLLAEIPSSEEEISELNHELEESYFALGKLLYFDLEEIEQSIDNLETLVRQYPESSRKPEAYYLLYLAQKDRGGNFQQYVSRLNNEFPGSQYTYSVNNPDAASGNLAYLASSKRYESAYEAYYDGNFNNARTIIQQTLEEYPLTRNTERLLLLDIMVTGKLESRQSYREKLESYIQNSKDEELKDLARNMLLPLMSSEELALLNKQDSTALDSASTANPDLAENQGDSETTESPYKINNESTHIFVLVMTPEEMENAADLLGDLDRFHAEFFPKARLRTGNMKMNRDNSIYIISPFTNAEKAKEYYQLFVEDFESEGLTDEIKINSFAISIENFTQLNKTKNIEEYRTFFKSVYQ; the protein is encoded by the coding sequence ATGAACAAATTTTCAAGTTTCGTATTCATCTTTTTTATTTTAATAAGTGCTTGCTCATCAGAGCGGGACACTTTTACTAATCGTACGTTTCATAATTTAACTTCTCATTACAATGCCTACTATTTAGCGGATCTTAAAATATCGAATGTAGAAGATATGGTAAGGGCCGATTACAAGGAAGATTATACACAGGTCCTTCCAGTTTTTATTCCGATTGACTCAGCGACCATTCAAGCGGGTGTAGACACACTTCAATCTGCAAGAGAGTTAGCTTCAAAAGCTGTAGAATGGCATCGTATAAGCAAGTGGGTTGATGACAGTTACTATTTGCTTGGCAAGATCGATTACTTGCAGGCTCATTTTGATGATGCTCAAAACACATTTAAATACGTTAATGTCAATAGTAAAGACAAAGATTTAAGGCATCAAACACTCATTAGCTTACTGCGTCTATATGTTGACCAGAGGGAATATGAAAACGCTAATTTCACTATAGACTACCTTTCGAAAGAGTCTGGGATCAACGAGGAAAACAGGTTTGAACTGTACAAAACATTAGCCTATTACTATGAGACTAGGGGAGATAAAAACGGAGTCATTGGAGCATTGGTAAAGGCTTTGGAATATGTTCAGGATAAAAAAGAGGAATCCCGTATCAACTTTATCCTAGCCCAAAGGTACCAAAGAGAAGGACTAGACGCCTTGGCACATGACTTTTATATGGAGGCGCTCGATGGAAATCCACCTTATGAACGTAGCTTCTTTGCGCAGCTTTACGCACAGCAAGTGGCAGAATTAAATGCCTCCAAGGATTTAAAGAAAGTTCGGAAGTATTACCAAGACCTCTATGAGGATCCCAAAAACAATGATTTGAAGGATGTGGTAGTTTATGAAATGGCACTGTTTGAAGAAAAGCAGGGTGATATTGAAAAAACCATCGACCTTCTACACCAAGCTGCAAAAGAACCAGGAAGTAACCCAAGACAGAAAGGATACATATATCAAAAGCTGGCTTCTATTAATTTAGATAAGTTCAAAGATTATAGAGCTACAAAATATTACTTGGATAGTGCGCTAACCTATATTAAAGAAACAGACCCAGTCGCAAATCAAATTCAGGAACAAAAGGAAACATTGGATCAATTTGTATTTCATGTGGAAAGAATCCAATCCAATGACAGTTTGATTAGTCTTTCAAGTCTAAGTGTTGAAGAACAAACTACTATTGCTGAAAACTTTATTGCAAAAGAAGAAGAAAGGCTCTTAGCTGAAGCCGCAGCCAAGGAGCAACCAAAGAGCACTAGCATTTTTGACAATCTGCTGGCCTTTAGTGACCGAGGTTCTGGTTCAACGTTCTATTTTGACAATGCCGTTGCGATGCAGCAAGGAACCATTGATTTCTACAGAAATTGGGGAAACCGTGAATTACAAGATAATTGGAGGAGAAGTGCGGCAAGTTTTCAAACTTCTCAACCAAGGGTAGATATCGCAGATCAAACAGACTCCACTTCTGTAGACGAAAGCAGTAATCCATTAAATCAACTTCCCGATGTGGAAAGTCTGCTCGCAGAAATCCCTAGCTCTGAAGAGGAAATTTCGGAATTAAATCATGAGTTGGAAGAATCCTACTTTGCTTTAGGAAAATTGCTCTACTTCGACTTGGAAGAAATTGAGCAAAGCATCGATAACCTAGAAACCTTGGTAAGGCAATATCCAGAATCTTCCAGAAAACCTGAGGCTTATTACCTGCTTTATCTAGCGCAAAAAGATAGAGGAGGAAATTTTCAGCAATATGTCTCTAGATTAAATAATGAATTCCCAGGTTCCCAATACACCTATTCCGTTAATAATCCAGATGCTGCTTCAGGAAACTTGGCTTATTTGGCTTCTTCAAAAAGATATGAATCTGCGTATGAGGCTTACTATGATGGAAATTTTAACAATGCAAGAACTATTATTCAACAAACTCTAGAAGAGTATCCTCTCACAAGGAATACTGAGCGTTTATTGCTATTAGACATCATGGTGACTGGTAAACTAGAGTCGCGTCAGAGCTACCGTGAAAAATTAGAATCATATATTCAAAATTCGAAAGATGAAGAATTGAAAGATTTGGCAAGAAATATGCTATTACCATTAATGTCTAGCGAAGAACTTGCATTACTCAATAAACAAGACAGTACGGCTTTAGATTCTGCATCCACGGCAAACCCTGATTTGGCAGAAAACCAAGGGGATAGTGAAACGACTGAATCACCGTATAAAATTAATAATGAGAGTACTCATATCTTTGTGCTGGTTATGACACCAGAAGAGATGGAGAATGCAGCAGACTTATTGGGAGATTTGGATAGATTTCATGCTGAGTTTTTCCCAAAAGCTAGACTTCGAACAGGTAATATGAAAATGAATAGAGACAACTCGATTTATATCATTTCACCTTTCACCAATGCCGAAAAAGCAAAAGAATATTACCAGCTGTTTGTAGAAGATTTCGAATCTGAAGGATTGACGGATGAAATAAAAATTAATTCATTCGCGATTTCAATAGAAAACTTTACTCAGCTCAATAAAACAAAGAATATCGAGGAATATAGGACTTTCTTTAAGTCGGTTTATCAATAA
- the atpB gene encoding F0F1 ATP synthase subunit A → MTRKLLVLSLLMTAFMLSISSPTIARESDEDKTGFIMHHVKDSHEWHFATFGHTHVTLPLPVIVYSGDRGLEVFSSTDFQNHETHSFGEEYAHEGYFIDEHDHLGRVDGASFLELSITKNVVMMFIVLIVVAFLALSAASHYKKNGPVAPKGAAAIIEPIVIFVRDEIAKDSIGPKYKKFVPYLITLFLFIWFGNLLGLLPGAANMTGNIAVTMVLAVLTFIITNVNGNKDYWKHVFATPGVPIPMLLIIVPVEIIGLFTKPFALMVRLFVAITAGHIVILGFIALAFIFESYAIGVASTLMVTFINIIELLVATIQAYVFTLFSAMYIGSAVAEHAHDDH, encoded by the coding sequence ATGACGCGTAAATTATTGGTTTTAAGTCTATTAATGACAGCATTTATGTTGTCTATCTCCAGTCCTACCATAGCTAGAGAATCAGATGAAGACAAAACAGGCTTTATCATGCATCACGTGAAAGACTCTCACGAGTGGCATTTCGCTACTTTTGGTCATACTCACGTGACTTTACCCCTACCTGTAATCGTATATTCTGGCGACAGAGGTTTGGAAGTTTTTTCTTCTACAGACTTCCAGAACCATGAAACGCACAGTTTTGGAGAAGAGTATGCACATGAAGGATATTTTATCGATGAGCATGATCATTTAGGTAGAGTAGATGGAGCTAGCTTTTTAGAATTGTCTATTACCAAGAATGTCGTGATGATGTTTATTGTGCTGATTGTAGTGGCATTTCTAGCATTATCAGCAGCGTCACACTATAAGAAAAATGGACCTGTCGCTCCAAAAGGTGCAGCAGCGATCATTGAGCCGATTGTGATTTTCGTAAGAGACGAAATTGCAAAAGACTCTATTGGACCAAAATACAAGAAGTTTGTCCCTTACCTGATTACTTTATTTTTGTTTATCTGGTTTGGTAACCTTCTAGGTTTGTTGCCTGGTGCCGCAAACATGACAGGAAACATTGCCGTGACGATGGTTTTGGCGGTGTTGACTTTCATTATTACTAATGTTAATGGGAATAAGGATTATTGGAAGCACGTTTTCGCAACTCCTGGGGTTCCGATCCCAATGTTGTTGATCATCGTTCCGGTAGAAATTATTGGTTTGTTTACAAAACCTTTTGCTTTGATGGTGCGACTTTTTGTGGCGATCACAGCAGGACACATTGTAATCCTAGGCTTTATAGCTTTAGCCTTTATCTTTGAATCTTATGCCATAGGGGTTGCAAGTACCTTAATGGTAACGTTTATCAATATAATCGAATTGTTAGTGGCAACTATCCAAGCTTATGTATTTACGCTGTTCTCAGCGATGTACATAGGGTCTGCGGTAGCTGAGCATGCGCATGACGATCATTAA
- a CDS encoding glycoside hydrolase family 76 protein, whose translation MKFIVTSSCLFLLMLVNTAMASSLQFDKKDPSLSEKNLQRAMELIDEAVSSHFKGEEMAMARFYNPYTKNSSEETGSVWMYSSAIESVNAILHGLQVQKEHGNEELYDANYSKYSELLAELYDNIDYYLGTFTLTSYTQTKEWSVYGVNRGNTKGTAKVEGIENVYDDQMWLVRELLESYKITNNPSYLEKAEYLTAYVLDGWDTTLDENGKERGGITWGPGYVTKHSCSNGPMVSPLVWLHEIYQGKDDEITKRYIDPEDQQTRLTTQVPKSDYYLEFAKKVYDWQKNELLGKDGVYVDMMGGCTPDKPKTEMIDGVIYRVGISCTDAVGTEFTYNSGTMLSGAADLFRATGEKRFLKDAKKLADASFKFFTKLDQSVPGYYSYEVDGFRNWFNGVLMRAFVDVYPAYKPAAKYIDSFQQNLDYGYDNFLYNGFLPTDLLKGWNEDKSKNTTEGMFNFTFAAEYAILSRYEMEN comes from the coding sequence ATGAAATTTATTGTTACCAGCTCTTGTCTTTTTTTACTGATGCTTGTCAATACAGCAATGGCATCAAGCTTACAATTCGATAAAAAGGACCCCAGTCTTTCTGAAAAAAATCTCCAACGAGCCATGGAATTAATTGATGAGGCAGTTTCATCCCATTTTAAAGGTGAAGAAATGGCGATGGCTAGATTCTATAACCCTTATACAAAGAATAGTTCTGAGGAGACTGGAAGTGTATGGATGTATTCCTCTGCTATTGAGTCTGTAAATGCGATTCTCCATGGTTTACAGGTCCAAAAGGAACATGGTAATGAAGAGCTTTATGATGCTAATTATTCTAAATACTCCGAATTGTTGGCAGAGCTTTATGATAACATTGATTATTATCTTGGCACATTTACTTTAACATCCTATACCCAAACAAAGGAATGGTCAGTTTATGGAGTTAACCGCGGAAATACCAAAGGAACAGCCAAAGTGGAAGGGATTGAAAATGTGTATGATGATCAGATGTGGTTGGTTCGGGAGTTACTTGAATCATATAAAATAACAAACAATCCTTCCTACTTAGAAAAAGCAGAGTATTTGACTGCCTATGTTTTAGATGGATGGGATACCACTTTGGATGAAAATGGAAAGGAACGAGGTGGTATCACCTGGGGACCGGGCTATGTCACCAAACATTCCTGTAGTAATGGCCCTATGGTTAGTCCGCTAGTGTGGCTACATGAAATTTACCAAGGAAAAGATGATGAGATTACCAAGCGCTATATTGATCCAGAGGATCAACAGACGCGGTTGACCACTCAGGTTCCTAAAAGTGATTACTATTTAGAGTTTGCGAAAAAGGTATATGATTGGCAAAAAAATGAATTGTTAGGGAAAGATGGAGTCTATGTGGATATGATGGGAGGATGCACTCCAGATAAACCTAAAACTGAAATGATCGATGGAGTGATATACCGTGTAGGTATTAGTTGTACGGATGCGGTGGGAACGGAATTTACCTATAACAGTGGTACTATGCTTTCCGGAGCTGCCGATTTATTCAGAGCTACCGGTGAAAAGCGTTTTTTGAAAGATGCGAAGAAATTGGCTGATGCCAGTTTTAAGTTTTTTACAAAATTGGATCAATCAGTTCCTGGATACTATTCCTATGAAGTAGATGGGTTTAGAAATTGGTTCAATGGGGTTTTAATGCGGGCCTTTGTGGATGTTTATCCTGCATATAAGCCAGCCGCGAAATACATCGATTCATTTCAGCAAAATTTGGATTATGGATATGATAATTTCCTGTATAATGGATTTTTACCAACTGATCTACTAAAAGGCTGGAATGAGGATAAGTCGAAGAATACTACCGAAGGGATGTTTAATTTTACCTTTGCAGCTGAATATGCCATACTATCCCGGTATGAAATGGAAAATTAA
- a CDS encoding AtpZ/AtpI family protein, producing MEKDRSKLEKSKSKGTPVYVKYLGLSFQMFAVIGGGTYLGWWIQQQSNMKFPVWLLLFCFISIMIAFYQLWQSMKQDR from the coding sequence ATGGAAAAAGACAGGTCCAAATTAGAAAAAAGCAAGTCAAAAGGAACACCTGTTTATGTTAAGTATTTAGGTTTATCCTTTCAGATGTTTGCTGTCATCGGGGGAGGCACCTATTTAGGTTGGTGGATACAGCAGCAAAGTAATATGAAGTTTCCTGTTTGGCTCTTACTTTTCTGCTTTATTTCCATAATGATTGCGTTTTATCAACTTTGGCAAAGCATGAAACAAGATAGGTAG